gaatttcattttcagttctcataaatatacgtcccatgcatagagacaaaaaataatcattcatatggtgaacacctggtaaccgacattaactagatacatataagaatatcccctatcattccgggatcctccttcggacatgatataatttcgaagtactaaagcatccggcactttggatggggtttgttaggcccaatagatctatctttaggattcgcgtcaattagggtgtctgttccctaattcttagattaccagactttaataaaaaggggcatattcgatttcgataattcaaccatagaatgtagtttcaattacttgtgtctatttcgtcaaacatttataaaagcgcatgtattctcagtcccaaaaatataaagggtaaaaaggcaaatgaaactcaccatactgtatttcgtagtaaaaatacatataacgtcattgaacaagtgcaaggttggcctcggattcacgaacctaaattaattatatatatttatgtgttggtcaatatttgtctaacaaattaggtcaagtcatagtgtaccacaatcctaatgctcgagactaatatgcaaaagtcaacaaaagtaaatttgactcaaaataatttccaaaaatttatacatgattaatatatagtttaaatatcgtcgttttatatttttaaatatttttaaaagatttattagagtaaataatataatttatttattaataaataaaattttatattatatttatataataaaatatacttttatatatattaagtaataaaatttatagggttcatttaatattataaagataatatgatacgtattattaaagtaagttattacacgtagtaaaatatgtttgtatcaaatatttatttgataaaataatatctataatgatagtaagtaaaagttgtattattttataataataattattattataaaaatatcaatatttataattactaagatgacattatgataaaacgataattctaattatgataactttaatatttacgataatttttaatattatctttaaaataataattctatttaaaataataataatgatgatattttatagtaacaatgacatttctattaaaatgataatttttgttaaaatgatagttttaatactaacgataattttaataataatagtaatgataaaaataataagaacgataattttatctaaatcaatatcttataatattttaatttcatcatgatactcttacccattatttcctaatcgtttcgtttaatagcttttaatcgtcttttatatcgtgttcgtaataatgataataatagtaatcaaaataattaggtgttacaaatatttgttttaattacactaatattaataatgatagttactataacattattaacgataatactaataattatcttaatgataatatagtagtaataataataataacaataacaataaccaattttaaataatgatatatatattaataatgataataataataataataccaataataataataataataataataataataataataataataataatactaattataactttaacgataataacgatagtaataataaaaaaaataacaatttttaatgataaatccttttattgataaagataataataataataataagataaaactagaacgacgataataacgacgataataataatcatttttaataataatacaaaaattcgatggactataacttcaaatcagttcatcgaaatcattcgatatctaaatgaaaagttcttaatttttcgctagctttccaacgacatgcatatcttataccttatctcagtcgcatatataactaatttaggattcaacataacctaactaaaggcaatatcaaaagtacaaacatgcataatcctatatactcgagcactagtcagggatacactattagtatgtaaaagttaaattatgagtaatcacgtatcaatattgagattcaatattgtaggaaaggtacgtagatgcaacggagatgataaacactatattgacctcacgagcatacccatgaaccataccaatcacctccacagctataacccataatttccttaatccaatcccactcgaaaaacaatttcgaaatcactcggacagcactctgacgtaatattgtatgtatactaataatatcttgaaataatacggagtaaatatatatatgtaaatcgattgagagagtttagagaaaaatattttcaagtttctataaaataatgaaacctattgaattctatttataatagatttttgaattattaaagtgaattattaaagtatgaattattaaagtgaattattaaagtatgaattattaaagtgaattattaaagtatgaattattaaagtgaattattaaagtatgaattattaaagtgaattattaaagtatgaattattaaagtgaattattaaagttaaagtaaagtaaaaataaagtaaaggtaaagtttaagtatagtaaaagtataaaactatgtacgtataatacgcgtataaatatatataatattaatttaaatcgttatatatatttaataaaataaaatataaatatcgttatctttatcatactggttaagtaatgagttgtcaaaagtggttctagatatttataaaagttatatacgttttaataataaagttctttttaaactgaaaacgtttttgtacgtttgaaaataaatcaaataaatataataattttgttttccaaaaccaaatatatttttaagaatcattttgtttaaaggttaaaataatgaaaatcgttatatcataaaatgttttaaaaaagtagaatcatatatattcataataggtttcaagtttttaaattacagtttgtcggtgaagcatgggataaagttcaaaggttaaataaacgtatgaaatcatcttaatgaaaaatgtcgagttacttaacttgtcgatatccaacatctaagttatttacacttcacgttcttacttataaatcactttaccattttccgaatgttgtcaaaaagaatagatttcttaaatcacagtggacctcataacacagacccgtaatcatatcataatgtatctgataaatcaacaatatgatattatcttctaattccatcgataaatatattgaaacaaatacgatcatgtaaagtattatacgtttaatactttgttaatattctcaagttataatatatatatatatatacatatatatacatatttatttatatataacggttcgtgaatcgtctgaatttggtcgaggttataatgaatgtatgaacacaatttaaaattcttgagatttaacttaacaaactttgcttatcgtgtcggaataatataaagataaagtttaaatttgattgaaaatttccgggttgtcacagactaGAGAGTGTTGATGACTACAAAAACTGTTAATGAGCCCATCAACTGCAGTTTGCCAGTTTCACCAGAAAAAATGGCTCTTTGTCAACACCTCATATGCACATTCTATTTAACCAATTGAATCGTCTATGAGCCCATCAACacagtttatacttttatactgtaATTGTTTCATTTTTTTTAACAGCAGTCTGGGATCACCTAGGAAGACTAAATCACTCACGCAATTATCTCTCGCAGTTGTATAACCCGCTCTCTAAACACCCGACACCACAAAACCCCCTAAATCTAGCAAGAGCAATATAAACTAACTAGTCATGTAACATATTACTATATTAGCCTCAAAGAACTCACCCAAACAGCAACCAAGACACCTAGATCCACCACATAAAAAAACCAACAAACTACACAACTAAATTGAAAGCATCAGAAGCAAAAAAGATACTGAACCCCAAAAGCATACCAGACAAATGGAGTACATTAGCTCAGTcacactttaatatatatatatatatatatatatatatatatatatatatatatatatatatatatatatatatatatatatatatatataaaattaaaactaCTCCATACATAACAAAAAGGAAGCGAAAAATATAACCTTTGGTTTGGTGACAGTAGTTTTTTGCAAAaagcaaaatagttttttttttattttattttttttaacgaatacactagtaatgttggtgattttagtgtcatccaactaaCATTTTAGCTGATTGTGATTTACTAGAAAGCAGGAGTTGACTAGTGATACTTAACATGGGTTCGGTGAGTGCGGAGTGCACGCCCATAAGAGTGAACTAGACACTGGCGCACGGTAATGGcggggtcaagggggctgcgcccccttgcggggtccaaggggcagcgcccctggcggggtccaaggggcagagccccgaaACAAAAACGTTTTGAGTGATACGTTTTAATGAAACGTTTAAATAAAACGTTTTTCCCGCTCCTTTTTCAACCGTCATAACCATTCATTTGTTAACCGCCTAAACTGTTTTATATAATCAGTTTTGAAAAAAACTGCTTTCATTCTTATTCAATTTCATACAGAACGAACACACAAATCTATACACATAAATCGCATTCTTCTTGTCTGGAAACAATTTGCATTTCTAGTCTTATCCCAATTGAAATTTCGTGTAACCCGAGACAAGGAGGGTCGGAATATTCAATTAGaaaagtgtttcacgattctagAAATATCCGGATTATCTGTTTACATACCCTGTTTCTAACAAGTAAGAGGGCTGTCTCATTAGTTTTGACTTTTGAAGGTCATGTTCGATATATAAAATGGGCCCTCGTCTAATTTAAAATTTTCATTACACATAATAATTTAGTATTACCGAGAGTAATcaataaactaaattttttttaaagaaaccgCGTCAAAGTGTTTTAAATAAATGTCATCTCATCATACTTAACTATTCTCTACTAAAATTGTTTTAGAATTGATGTGTTTTTTATTTCGATCAATGAAAGAATAACGAATAATCTAAGGATCTTTTAAAATTTTGAGCCCTTTTAACATTTGAGTACTTGTGCGATTGACCCACTTACACACACTCACGTCTCAGACTAGTAACAAATGGAGTAACCAAGAACTCAAGAAGTAAACCTTAAAATGGAGTTGTGGGCCGACGAGCTTCCTAAGAGCTTTTAAGCCCATTAAACGAGTCCATTACCATCATGACATCATCTTCAATTTCAAGAGTCCCAACTATTAACAACATCCTTTTATTTGGTTTATTAGAGTTATATTTACCGGCGATTAGTTACCGTCGCCGGCCTCCAGCCGCCGTCTGTTTCTGTCATCAGTTAATATTTAGTTCTAAGGACGAGGTAAACTTATTCGTTTCCTTTGGCAGGTTATTTGTCATTATTttattttatctattattattattcttattattatattattatattattctgtTTTGCTCTTGTGCTGCTTACCTTCCCTAGTTCCCTTATTAGTTTTGATTTCCTAATTAGTAGCTATAGACTGTGATATAGAGAGCTAAAGTTGCTGATGTTAATTCCTTGATTGATGTATGATGATTATTTTTATTTATCGTTAAAATTAGTTGAATCTTGTTGAACCAGTATacattattatacatatattcaaCTTAAAACTGACATCGAGTTTCACTTTATATGCATAAAGTATAGTACTATATTTGCTTTTCAGGAAATAAAGGAACTATATATGCATAAATTGGTCAGTTGTGTAACAACTTTAACTAATCTACATTCATAATTGCATAGATGTTGAGAATTTGATTACTGGTATAATTAGTGGCTGCTATGCCTCTAATCTAATAGCAACTGTACCTAATGGCTTAATTAAACTGCATTCCCAAGTTCATCAATAACTCGGGGTTGACATACTCATTAGACCATTTCTAGCCCTAGCTGTGATGTGTAGTCAAATGGTATACTTTTTGAGTGATGTGTCAAGGTCATGAAGTGAAGCTAAATTTGAGTGTTAAATTTGTTGAGGATGATGTGGTAAAATATgattagtaatatataaaaattaattgtGGATTCTGATTAGTTAAAAAAATTCAGACGCGTTCCTTTTTTCATTCAGATTTGTGACTGACGCCCCTTCAGCTTTACGGGTGACGCCCCGTTAGGCTGCTCCCAGCGCAGCGTGAGATTTGCCCGTCAAAATACGTGGAATCCAATGTGTCATGTGTTTGACACCCTTGACGCCCCTAACGCGGCGTCAAATTTTGACACCCTGGGGCGTTAGTCAAAAAAGTGACAGTAAAAGAAGTTGTGTGTCAATTTTTTTCAGCCAATCAGATTTCgccacatatttttatatatattattaattaatatattttataccaacTAGCAATAATATTTTACCAGATCACCCACCACAAAATTTAACACTCAAATTTAACACTCTATTTCAAAAAACTTCAACTCTTGACCTTGCCACATCATCCAAAATGTACATCACTTGCCTTTGACGTTACAGTCACGGTTAGAAACAGTCTTAGAGGCGTCAGGGGCGTCAGAGAGCTGACACCTTGAATTCCACCTAATTTAATGCCTCTTGCTTACGCTGGGATATAAATGGTCTTATATGCAAACTTCCAATATTATCATAACAGATAGTTGTTTTACTTTGTATTTATTTTTCTTTCAAGAATTATCACTCTTTTTATGGTTGTTGCAGATTACAAATTCTAAGAATTGTTTTCTTTTCTGTGTTTCTGGAGATTGAAAATTGTTATCCAGCTTGGGATTACATACAAATAAGCTGTTGGCCATGTATATTACCTCTACATACTAAGGATGATAGTGATCCTAGCCACCTGATTGACTTTGCCACTATTCATCAAAAGTAACCTTTTTTTTTACCACATACATAGGCTGGGTCACTATTCTAAtagtagtaatttttttttttttttgggtatttACAAATACATACACTTATAAAAAAATAGTAGCAAAGCGCGATCTAACCTTTAACTTGTTATCAAACAAGATAGATTACTTTTCTTGATGCACCCAAAGTCCGTTTATATAAATGTTGTAATTTTAGGTGGAGTTTATATAAATCTTTGTTTAAAAATCAACAAAATTACTAACTAAATATTGGTAATTCATTATTAGCAGTGTTGATTTAAACCAGCTCTGTTTTAACTTAACGAAGGAGACTTAAAAAAATGGATGCTACAGATGCCCAAAAATCCACTTCCTCTCCATGGGAGTTCAGCTGGTGAGTCTCTTTATATGCTTACAAAGGCCTAGCATGTAATTAtacttttaagttttttttttttttttttagcttatactatttgtctattttataaaagtttataatgcTTTAATTTACTTTAAAAAGTGATATCATAAACCTTGCGCTTTATTCGTCATCATCTTGTTTCCAATTAGCTTAGTGAAAATTATAGGCCATAATTGTAGACAATTTGGTCACCAAATATTTTTACTACTTGAATAAAACCACCCATAATTGACCATATCACTTTTAGCTGGAACTAGTATATAATCAAGATATTCATGTCATTATATATCAAGTATTTCATATTTGTTCCATTTCATTGATTGTGAACCCTTTTCCTCTTTATATCAAATTTTGTTAGTTTTTTCATTTTCTCTTACTAGGAACTGATAATAAATATTTGTACAATAATGTTTAGAATTACTATTTTGTCATTGCTAAAGGTTAATTATAACTTTAGTTAACCATAGAATGCATCCgttaattatgagtacatatagtCAAACAACTTTTGTCCTCCATAAGGGGGAACGCACTCAAAACCCCTTTGCATGATTCATGTGGATTATTGGACCCAAAGTGTCCACATACTATGATATACAAGAACCaggtgataaaaataaaaataaaaattataattaaaatgcaATAAGATTTGGCAAATGTAATTAATATAATGTAAGATTTTGTGAACAGTAATCTGGAAGTAGATTTCAAGTCTGAGGAAAAAGCTCGCATAGTATATTCAACCCTTGCAGTTGATAAGGAGGTATTGTTTATTTAATGATTCATTGTGACAATTTACTTAAAACGGCATTATGCGTGCTTATCTTtacaattatcattttttttttattcagCTACAGCCCGATAAAGTGAGACGGGTGATGTCTTTTTCTGATGGGAAACTTTCAGTGTGAGTTTCCATATTTGTGCCAGTTTAAAATATCATCAATTAACTGTTTATTTGACTTTGGAGTTTTGAAATTAGTGTTGACATATGACCCGTTAATCATGCATCAATCATGCATCGTACTAATATTTTTAAGTATTTTGTTACAGACATTTTGAAGCGGTTGAAGCTAGATTTCTCCGGGCATCATATAGCGCCCTTGTGGACGTGTTAACGCTCGCTACAAAAACAATTGAACAATTTGGTGGTGACATGGCATTTTAGCCATACAAGTTTATTGTAGTTTTATTCCTATTCACTCTCTTTTGTTTAAACTTTTATGTAATATCTATTAGTTAGCTATATATATTTGTGGAATTTTAATTGTTTGTTGCAACATATGTTTGGTTTTGGGGACATCCTATTTGTGATTTAGATCTCGATTTTTATAATCTGCATAAACTAAACTAACAGCAATACATTTGAGCAGAGCAACCTGTAATCATATATGTCAAAGCAAAAACACGTTACGTGATATCGACCACTGTGGCTAACATTAAAGACTGTCGGTATATAATGACCGGAATTTAGAAACGAAAGTGTTTTAAGATTACAGGGGTAAAGCATATGGGAATGATACATTTTAATTGCTGCATAAACAATAAGACAATAATAAGCACACAGCTAATCACCAAAAAGCTTTTGGGCCATTTTATCACTCACCCATATCTTCAACTTCTGCTGATGAATGAGATTTAATATTCATCCAAATAAGTGTATAGGGTGTCGTCTTTTTTAGACTTGCGCCTGCTAAGCAATGCCTTGAGTAGACGTTTACTTTTGCTTGGTATCTGGTCGTTGTCTTTTGACGTGTCTTTATCACTCGGCATACGCATTGAAGCTGATTTTCGGGACTCTGAAAGCTACATGTGAACCATTGTGTCAAAAAGATTAGCAAAAACACAAAAAGTTTAGTACTTTAAGTGCATAAAACGAAAAAGGTCCATATTTTACCATGTTGAGATCAAATAGACTACTTTTTAGCTTAAAATTAGTAGAATTATGTATGTTTTCAATAGAAGTTTGATGGCTAAATAAAAAAAATCTATGATGTAGACTTGTAGTGCATCACAAAAAATTGAAGAACTTGGTGTTCAACTAAGAATAtaaatttggattttttttaacAACAGTTCTTAGGGCTTCGTTAAGGTGCATTAATGAGTTCTACAAAGTGGTTGGTTAATGTTGACTTTTACACGGGGTTACTGAAAAGTACAAGTCTTTTTTGCACCTTAACGACAACCCTAAGGGCCATCTATAGAAAAATCTTTATAAATTATACAACTTTAACACGAAAAAGTATCAATATCAATAGTTTAAGTAAGCACGTTACCCTTTGTCGGCCGATGGGAGTTGTCGGTCTACTTGGATTGGGTGTTGTGGGTCGTGAATTTGGTCTCGAATTAGGAGTCGTTGATCGAACAATCATAGACCCGGTACGCAAAAGAGAAAATCTTCGTGGTGAAGTTGATCTTTTCTCTGATTCATCATCCGAATAACATCATTTGTGAAGCTTATCGATAATTATAACTTACGGAAAACAATTAGAAGATGTTAAATGAATGCATTAGTACCTAAATCTTTTCGGGTCACTCCACCAGTGAAAGCAAATGATCCAAACTGCTGTGTAGGTTGTGGGGAAGGAGATGGTGATCGCCCTTTTCTACAGTTATATAATCAGTTTAATTTTTTAGATTAGGCATACGAGTTTCAAGAACTGAAATATTGAAAATCGGGTAAAAAAATTAACCTGATTGAAGGTGGTGCGGCTTCTTTGATTGTAGCTCGAacggctgtaaacagaaaacacaCCCATAAATCCATAAGCAAAAGACAATCAATACACACAAGATACTGGTTTTTAGATTTTAACAGATACTTAAATTATATAATGTTAGCTACACATAAGTTTTATGTGCATGAGACTGTGAGAGGAACCTTTATAATTTAAATCctcaaattttttttaaattaacacaTTTTACTCCTCAAAATGCACTTGCAGTATCTAAGGTGAGGTGCAGTATGCTGCAAGTAAGATTTCACATATATCATAACCAAAACTATATTGTTGAATAAAAAATGACTTGATCTTAAGTATTTTAATTGAATGGTTTATGAAAATTTACGGATTAAAAATACACTTCGCACAACTTTAAGCTGTTTAGCCCATTTGACATGTTACTCTTTTTGCTGTATTTATATTATTTGACCCATTTGAGATAAAAACACGGTCCAGAGATTGCTGTTATTCCTCTTATTCGGGTTAGGATTCAAGGCATCTCAGTATATAACTGATTTAACATTAATAAGATATGATTGAACATTTTACTAGGAAAAAAAAGTGAGCTGTTTGTTTATACCGTTTTTAAACTCATGCCAGTCATCTTCATCGTCTAAATTGCATCCATGATACTTTGATTTAGTGCGGATACCACCTTGCATTGTCTCTCCAACTGAACATTACGATCACTATAAGTCAACATTCATCTATTTCCTTGACTACATATTATAATAAGTAGAAAAGCAAAGAAAAAGTATATCAAatcaataaataattaaattatttcaAGAAAAATAAATTTGTGATTACCGGGCAAGATGTATCTTTTATGGTGCTTGGGAGTACTTATCAACGACGACTGCTGAGCGAGACCTTCGTGGTCAAAACAACCCTGGCATATACTTAATCTCTGAAATACAAACCGCAACTAATTCAGTCAAAACTTCATGTCAGTATATAAATCGGTTGTCATTAAGGTGCAAAAAAGACTTGTACTTTTTAAAAACTGCTATGTAATTGAACAATACATAAAATGCATCTAAACGGCAACCCTAAGGGTTGTCGTTATCAAACCCCATATCTAAATAATCTCCTTAACAAGTCATTTTTTTCCTGAACACTTGCACATCTGATTATTACAACGTTCAAACAACATGAGCGCAATCAAACACGAACTTATACAAACTATTTTGTTACAAATGATTATCGTATTTATATGTAACATAGAATCGCTTTCAAACGCACCTTTGAAGATGCAAACACACACTAAATGATAAGTTACCTGTTGAATGCATGATACTCGAAGCTCTGTTTCATAAACTTCATTCACCTTTTCACCTAAAAGATCGTTAACTTTACATGATACAGCGCCCAAATGGTCAACCGTATTGACTAGAGCTTTCAAGGTATAATCTTTTAAGGTGTCAACCACTCTGCAACAGCATAAAAAGGTAAAGTGAGATAAATTTACTAAAACATATTTAATTTTAGATCAGTCACTATTTATTCAATCAAATACTCACAATTGTTTTTGGTCATCATTTGTGTAAGATAATTCAAAATATTCAGCAGCCGCGTAAAGTTGTTTTCGCAGATTCTTCAAATCCTGAAGCAGAATTAAACATAAAAAGAGATGATACTTATATAAACCAAAAGAGTTAAACAACAATTAGAAATAAACGTGAAGAACATGAAGATATATTTGCCTTAAGACCGTCATTAAATAACAAACTTTGCTGCATAGCGATCTCATCGTAGTTGGCTGGTGATGCTAGTGTCTCCATGGAACAAAATCTTTCTGGAATTCATAACATGGTAAATAATATTATACTTTAGAACAAACAATATGCTTAAAAAGCTTTAAAAaatttaagaaagaaaagaaaaaagaagaaaaaaactcAACACGATTTTTTccacaaatattatatatatatatatatatatatatatatatatatatatatatatatatatatatatatatatatatatatatataatgttcacTGCTAGACTTGAACCCATAACCTTATGCAAGTGTCAATCTTTGAGGCCATAATCCAGTCTAAAGATTATATATCAAGAAATCAAGAAATAAATGTTAAAAAGTGAAACAGCTACAAAATTGTGTTGGGATAAAATCCTAACAATTTAGATACGAGTTTCGTTGTCAATTAAATAAACGCATTTAGGTTTGATCATTAAACGTTTAAGGGTGATTTGTGTAATTAATTGTAACATTGTATGAGGTATAAATAAAATGTTACACCTCACAAATCACCAACCCCAAAACCTTAGTCATTTTGAGAGAGCACCTTTGTGTGTGTTTGCTCTCAATCCCCCATCCCCACCAATAGTTCAAGAAAGCTTGTGGAATCAATCCAATCTTGGTATTGATTACACCTACAATCCATTGTAA
This genomic window from Rutidosis leptorrhynchoides isolate AG116_Rl617_1_P2 chromosome 2, CSIRO_AGI_Rlap_v1, whole genome shotgun sequence contains:
- the LOC139893342 gene encoding uncharacterized protein, whose translation is MDATDAQKSTSSPWEFSCNLEVDFKSEEKARIVYSTLAVDKELQPDKVRRVMSFSDGKLSVHFEAVEARFLRASYSALVDVLTLATKTIEQFGGDMAF
- the LOC139893343 gene encoding protein ABIL2-like; translated protein: METLASPANYDEIAMQQSLLFNDGLKDLKNLRKQLYAAAEYFELSYTNDDQKQLVVDTLKDYTLKALVNTVDHLGAVSCKVNDLLGEKVNEVYETELRVSCIQQRLSICQGCFDHEGLAQQSSLISTPKHHKRYILPVGETMQGGIRTKSKYHGCNLDDEDDWHEFKNAVRATIKEAAPPSIRKGRSPSPSPQPTQQFGSFAFTGGVTRKDLEKRSTSPRRFSLLRTGSMIVRSTTPNSRPNSRPTTPNPSRPTTPIGRQRLSESRKSASMRMPSDKDTSKDNDQIPSKSKRLLKALLSRRKSKKDDTLYTYLDEY